The following proteins come from a genomic window of Clostridia bacterium:
- a CDS encoding anti-sigma factor domain-containing protein: MIKIGTIMEIEKSRVLVMTIDFNMVFVRRKAEMFVGQQISFTEKDILNRSKNIPRYLAFAASIAAVIAIAFIWYFSMPFKGLSNQIYAYIDVDINPSLELSVNEKNMIIDIYPLNSDAEKLVQKIEIKGMAVNKGIELIVQKSREMGYLLPKDPKSVLLITGTLNSKGNKVNGNQKNEDKKLDELLETFYSTNGTNKDLLIKVVKVDPAVKEQADANGISTGRQILLIKAREKGVDISLDDVKNNKVSTLLDRLLGEIDGEPQTDSLNPDTGTSAPSGKAALPVQKQAPVKNAGEGSKNVQSKEQDIPKSSGNETKTAGKVSGNSTVQTKPESNTSAKIKIRYFNAKKTVGDVMQINPEFQVVNNSDEIIDLKDVKFRYYFTIDGEEDQTFSCWATIGKEKVEGKFVKMESSKDKADYYLEVSFTGGTCAPGSSVEIYSWFNKAKWTIYKQDNDYSYNPEFEDGHFTDWNKVTAYYKGKLVWGIEP; encoded by the coding sequence TTGATTAAAATCGGCACTATAATGGAAATTGAAAAAAGCCGTGTTCTTGTAATGACCATAGATTTCAATATGGTTTTTGTAAGAAGAAAAGCTGAGATGTTTGTAGGACAGCAGATATCCTTTACTGAAAAGGATATTTTGAACAGGAGCAAAAACATACCCAGATATCTAGCGTTTGCTGCAAGTATTGCTGCTGTGATTGCTATAGCTTTTATTTGGTATTTTAGCATGCCTTTTAAAGGACTTTCAAATCAGATATATGCATATATAGATGTGGACATTAATCCCAGTCTTGAACTTTCAGTCAACGAAAAAAACATGATTATTGACATATATCCTTTAAATTCTGATGCGGAAAAATTAGTGCAGAAGATTGAAATCAAAGGTATGGCTGTTAATAAAGGCATTGAGCTTATTGTTCAAAAATCCAGGGAAATGGGGTATCTGCTGCCGAAAGACCCCAAAAGTGTTTTATTGATTACAGGAACTTTAAATTCCAAAGGGAACAAGGTTAACGGAAATCAAAAGAATGAGGACAAAAAGCTTGACGAATTATTGGAGACTTTTTACAGCACAAACGGCACAAACAAGGATTTGTTGATAAAAGTAGTTAAGGTTGACCCTGCTGTGAAAGAACAGGCGGATGCCAACGGAATATCTACCGGAAGGCAGATTTTGCTGATTAAAGCCAGAGAAAAAGGGGTAGATATTTCACTTGATGATGTAAAAAATAATAAGGTTTCTACACTTCTGGATAGATTATTAGGTGAGATAGACGGAGAGCCTCAAACAGACAGCCTGAATCCTGATACCGGTACATCTGCACCTTCGGGGAAGGCAGCATTACCTGTACAAAAGCAGGCTCCTGTAAAAAATGCCGGTGAAGGTAGTAAAAATGTTCAGAGCAAGGAACAAGATATACCTAAATCCTCCGGGAATGAAACAAAAACTGCAGGAAAAGTCTCTGGGAATAGTACTGTCCAGACTAAACCAGAATCAAACACTTCTGCTAAAATTAAAATACGTTATTTCAATGCAAAGAAAACTGTTGGGGATGTCATGCAGATTAACCCTGAATTTCAGGTGGTAAACAACAGTGATGAAATAATTGATTTAAAGGATGTAAAATTCAGGTATTATTTTACCATAGACGGTGAAGAAGATCAGACTTTTAGCTGCTGGGCAACTATTGGAAAGGAAAAGGTAGAAGGTAAATTTGTAAAGATGGAAAGTTCTAAAGACAAGGCCGATTATTATCTCGAAGTATCATTTACTGGAGGAACGTGCGCTCCTGGTTCATCGGTTGAAATATACTCGTGGTTTAATAAAGCGAAATGGACCATATACAAGCAGGATAATGACTATTCATATAACCCTGAATTTGAAGACGGGCACTTTACAGACTGGAATAAGGTAACTGCGTATTACAAGGGCAAACTTGTATGGGGTATTGAACCATAG
- a CDS encoding NAD-dependent epimerase/dehydratase family protein yields MKVLITGGSGFLGINLIRYFFNETCDFKEITVLDVADFDYPEREKITFIKGDIRDKQIVSKAMEGVDIVVHTAAALPLYKESDIFSTDIDGTRNLLEESSKRNIARFVHISSTAVYGIPDHHPLCENDRLDGVGAYGKAKIKAEEICLEYRKKGMCIPIIRPKSFIGPERLGVFALFYDWTKDGKGFPILGNGKNRYQFLDVEDLCHSIYLCLTLDKSKVNDIFNIGAEKFTTMKEDYQSVLDYAGFGKKIKCFPAAPAILILRFLELLHLSPLYKWVYETAAKDSFVSIEKSKKILGFKPKYSNKDALIRNYKWYLENLDSFRDQTGISHRVPWKQGILKIAKLFF; encoded by the coding sequence GTGAAAGTATTAATTACAGGCGGGTCAGGTTTTCTAGGTATAAACCTAATAAGGTATTTCTTTAATGAAACTTGTGATTTCAAAGAAATAACTGTACTGGACGTGGCTGATTTCGATTATCCTGAAAGGGAAAAGATTACCTTCATAAAGGGTGACATCAGAGATAAGCAAATAGTATCTAAAGCTATGGAAGGTGTAGATATCGTGGTACATACAGCTGCTGCTTTGCCTTTATACAAAGAAAGTGATATTTTTTCTACTGATATAGACGGAACAAGAAATTTATTAGAAGAGTCATCTAAAAGAAACATAGCCAGATTTGTACATATCTCCTCTACAGCTGTATATGGCATTCCCGACCATCATCCTCTATGCGAAAATGACAGGCTGGATGGCGTTGGAGCCTATGGAAAAGCAAAGATAAAGGCTGAGGAAATATGCCTGGAATATAGAAAAAAGGGTATGTGTATCCCTATAATCCGGCCGAAATCTTTTATAGGACCTGAACGTTTGGGCGTTTTTGCCCTATTTTACGATTGGACCAAAGACGGAAAAGGCTTTCCTATTCTGGGAAACGGAAAAAACCGTTATCAATTCCTTGATGTAGAAGATTTATGTCACTCAATATATCTCTGTCTTACATTGGATAAGTCCAAGGTAAACGATATATTTAATATAGGGGCCGAGAAATTCACTACCATGAAGGAAGACTATCAATCAGTCCTTGACTATGCGGGATTTGGAAAGAAAATCAAATGTTTCCCTGCAGCCCCCGCTATTCTGATACTGAGATTTCTTGAACTGCTGCATCTTTCACCATTATATAAGTGGGTTTACGAAACCGCAGCAAAAGACTCTTTTGTATCCATTGAAAAGTCTAAAAAAATCCTTGGCTTCAAGCCGAAATATTCAAACAAGGATGCATTAATAAGAAACTATAAGTGGTACCTTGAAAATTTAGACAGTTTCAGGGATCAGACAGGAATCTCTCACAGAGTGCCCTGGAAACAAGGGATCTTAAAAATAGCCAAACTATTCTTCTAA
- a CDS encoding GtrA family protein — MLPLPIKYALFALLSMCINLLTQYLSLNIYNKKYSLYIAIFFGTLIGLIVKFVLDKKLIFYYRSKTKSQDIYKFILYSFLGVFTTLIYWGFEISFDYFLSFSAAKYIGAVTGLTIGYLIKYNLDKRFVFK; from the coding sequence TTGTTGCCCTTACCGATAAAATATGCATTATTTGCTTTACTCTCCATGTGTATAAACCTCTTAACCCAATATCTGTCTTTAAATATTTACAACAAAAAATATAGCCTCTATATTGCGATTTTTTTTGGTACTCTCATTGGTTTGATAGTCAAGTTTGTATTAGATAAGAAGTTAATTTTTTATTATCGATCGAAAACAAAATCTCAAGATATTTATAAGTTTATCCTATATTCATTTCTTGGAGTGTTCACAACTTTGATATACTGGGGGTTTGAAATCTCTTTTGACTACTTCTTGAGTTTTAGTGCCGCAAAATATATAGGTGCTGTTACAGGTTTAACTATTGGTTACTTAATAAAATACAATTTGGATAAAAGATTTGTATTTAAATAA
- a CDS encoding decaprenyl-phosphate phosphoribosyltransferase produces MDLHIPQKAYGLIKLLRPKQWVKNTFVFCALIFSKNLFNRELFIESIYAFLLFCCISSCVYILNDIADIEKDRKHPKKKHRPLPAGLITRKQAVFFLIILFTSCVICSYVLSIPFTVIILLYFILNVLYSFKLKQIVIIDVMVIAIGFVLRAVSGAIMIDVIISPWLIICTLLISLFLGLNKRRSEFLMLDEKSIECRKTLGEYSVEMINEMLSVVSSSTIISYALYTFTASESVYMMGTIPFVLYGIFRYQYLISKKGWGDTPEVVLLKDIPLIVNILLWSGSSIIIEYIL; encoded by the coding sequence ATGGATTTGCATATTCCCCAAAAAGCTTATGGGCTGATAAAATTACTCAGACCCAAACAGTGGGTTAAGAATACATTTGTATTTTGCGCATTAATTTTTTCAAAAAACCTCTTCAACCGCGAACTGTTTATAGAATCTATTTATGCGTTTCTGCTTTTTTGTTGTATTTCCAGTTGTGTATATATTTTAAATGATATTGCGGATATTGAAAAAGACAGAAAACATCCTAAGAAGAAGCATCGGCCTCTCCCTGCAGGATTAATAACCAGAAAGCAGGCAGTCTTTTTCCTCATTATACTATTCACTTCCTGTGTCATTTGCTCTTATGTGTTAAGCATACCTTTCACAGTAATCATTTTATTATACTTTATCCTTAATGTTTTATACTCTTTCAAACTGAAGCAAATAGTGATAATTGATGTTATGGTCATTGCTATTGGCTTTGTCTTACGGGCTGTATCAGGAGCTATTATGATAGATGTGATAATATCACCCTGGTTAATAATATGTACTTTGCTTATTTCTTTGTTCCTGGGACTAAACAAAAGAAGAAGTGAATTTCTCATGCTTGATGAAAAATCTATAGAATGCAGAAAAACGTTGGGAGAATACTCCGTTGAAATGATTAACGAAATGTTATCAGTCGTTAGTTCGTCTACAATTATTTCCTACGCATTATACACATTTACTGCATCTGAATCTGTTTACATGATGGGTACAATCCCTTTTGTCCTTTATGGTATCTTCAGATATCAGTACCTGATATCTAAAAAAGGCTGGGGAGATACTCCTGAAGTAGTTCTTTTAAAGGATATTCCACTTATCGTTAATATACTGCTCTGGTCTGGATCTTCAATAATAATAGAGTATATTTTGTAA
- the sigI gene encoding RNA polymerase sigma-I factor: protein MNNVNYKKRMDKLTLFGFFKRESHRDSEGEVVTKIQSGDINLREDFISRYKTFIVKTVARVTGKYVDIEASEEYSIGLIAFNEAINKYDASKNSSFLHFADLLINRRLIDYIRSNKKNRNILPFTYFEDDIHSFEEQYLKENDNLAYNIEIKEEILIFKERLADFGISFNDLAKYIPKHIDSKRLCMKIANTIVGNREIYEKMMRTGNIPITDLIKLLDVHRVTIDRNRKFIITLCLIMKSELEVIKGYINFFER, encoded by the coding sequence ATGAATAATGTAAACTACAAAAAAAGGATGGACAAATTGACACTTTTTGGTTTCTTTAAAAGAGAGAGTCATAGAGACTCAGAAGGGGAAGTTGTAACTAAAATTCAAAGTGGTGATATAAATCTCAGAGAAGATTTTATCAGCAGGTATAAGACATTTATAGTTAAAACTGTCGCCCGTGTCACAGGTAAATATGTTGATATTGAAGCCTCTGAAGAATACAGTATAGGCTTGATTGCTTTTAATGAAGCGATAAATAAGTATGACGCATCAAAAAACAGCAGTTTCCTGCATTTTGCCGACCTTTTAATAAACCGCAGGCTTATAGACTATATAAGAAGTAACAAAAAAAATAGAAACATATTGCCGTTTACGTATTTTGAAGATGATATACATAGCTTTGAGGAACAATATCTAAAAGAAAACGACAATTTGGCATATAATATCGAAATAAAGGAAGAGATACTTATATTTAAAGAACGTCTTGCCGACTTTGGGATTTCCTTTAACGATCTTGCGAAATACATACCAAAACATATCGATTCAAAAAGGCTTTGTATGAAAATAGCAAATACGATAGTTGGCAACCGTGAAATTTACGAAAAAATGATGCGTACCGGAAACATACCGATAACTGATCTGATAAAGCTTTTAGATGTACACAGGGTGACAATAGACAGAAACAGGAAATTTATAATAACATTGTGTCTCATAATGAAAAGTGAGCTTGAAGTAATAAAAGGTTACATTAATTTTTTTGAAAGGTGA
- a CDS encoding GNAT family N-acetyltransferase produces MKIENDKIILREWADSDAERLAEIANNKKIFDNLRDAFPHPYTIDDAREFIALQKDNNNGLSKIFAIVVDGRVAGSIGAFLKGDVYRKNAEIGYYLAEEYWGRGIMTKAVRLITAFLFENFDINRVYAEPFARNTGSRRSLEKAGFRLEAELKCNVVKNGIIEDSCIYAILKDEFVNLV; encoded by the coding sequence ATGAAGATTGAAAATGATAAAATTATTTTGAGGGAATGGGCAGATTCAGATGCAGAAAGACTTGCAGAAATTGCTAACAATAAGAAAATTTTTGACAATTTGCGGGATGCTTTCCCACACCCGTATACAATTGACGATGCGAGGGAATTTATTGCCCTTCAGAAAGACAATAATAATGGACTGTCAAAGATTTTTGCTATTGTAGTAGATGGAAGGGTAGCAGGAAGCATAGGAGCATTTCTGAAAGGAGATGTCTATAGGAAAAATGCTGAGATTGGATATTATCTGGCAGAAGAATATTGGGGAAGGGGAATAATGACAAAAGCTGTCAGATTAATCACTGCATTTCTTTTCGAAAACTTCGATATAAACAGAGTATATGCTGAACCGTTTGCAAGAAACACCGGATCAAGGAGAAGCCTTGAAAAGGCAGGATTCAGGCTGGAAGCGGAATTGAAATGTAATGTTGTAAAAAACGGGATTATAGAGGATAGCTGTATTTACGCCATATTGAAAGATGAATTCGTAAATCTTGTATAG
- a CDS encoding glycosyl hydrolase family 18 protein yields MKKVVFKLFSIVLCFFVLALSLPIDSAALVSNSSRAGEKPGAIIADHNSVDISKVPSDIFLKARSRSIFFGHASHGEQLVYGAASLNETGLKGNDKDIFNAKQYYYLPYVVDNANKSDRKELLMYFGVGAIPGKYVEIGPWADKIRAGLAKKDSKGRPVFDTAMFTGCYDFFSSSERVIKAYLDTMNKLEEEFPDIKFIYMTGNNDGQGISGVSNRNNDLIRDYCTKNNKILFDFADIESHDPDGNSYLEKKVNENGTYYSSPDASYPGDKNWMDDWGKAHRDSLLLHKASTSYCSHTKPLSANMKGRALWWILSRISAGEWDTTQPISVTVSPTTVSLKAGESKQFTALVTNSTGTAVTWSVQEGASGGIVSSSGMYTAPRTPGVYHVIAKSCTDPAKSATATVTVTSIDPVTPSGANWVNGYYVAYQNDLLPPEKIDWSGLTHITMGRIKANSNGTLDHNFDIGAPAGPSLARKIAELAHQNKVKAILMLGGDDNGTSIRGAVRNHRALFISNLVKAMNDYGYDGIDLDWENDLDWDLFITFAKELRAAAPGKIITMPCGAINMNYQQVEPKIVEIAKYVDQLNIMSYYPCTAWAGSGWYSWHTSPLKGAKPNTPVSIEDSLNRYAKAGIPKKKLGMGIGFYAIGYKGGITAPNQPTDGLGDIIAGGDNHYSLSRLFGDGGAYSEKYRKWDSAAMCSYLSIPEPEEPDSFGSRYISFEDEQSIIEKGKFCRENGYGGTIIWTINQGYVKTHSNPNFLMQALRKGFIDPDFSQAVAVSASPQNVWVKPGKTVQFKSFVTGTANKAVTWSIKETNGGSIDRNGLYTAPSSIVNGQTKIHVVVTSNADPTKSASVNVVVTNDTGWDPGLSLHNCAEWWKEVSANDLKTESVYIEYKGAKTKMWEHGTVYPNKPNFAVTVQVKDGEKIRLYAYSSDGRTAKTEEITFISGSGPFSCPIEGPID; encoded by the coding sequence GTGAAAAAGGTTGTATTTAAACTATTTTCAATAGTTTTATGTTTTTTTGTGCTGGCTTTATCACTTCCTATTGATTCAGCTGCATTAGTTTCAAACAGTAGCAGAGCCGGAGAAAAACCGGGTGCAATAATTGCAGATCATAATTCTGTCGATATAAGCAAAGTACCATCGGATATTTTCCTTAAGGCAAGATCCAGATCTATTTTTTTTGGGCATGCTTCTCATGGCGAGCAGCTTGTGTATGGGGCTGCAAGTTTGAATGAAACTGGTCTGAAAGGCAACGATAAGGATATATTTAATGCAAAGCAGTATTATTATTTGCCTTATGTTGTAGATAATGCAAACAAATCTGACCGCAAGGAGCTCCTGATGTACTTTGGCGTGGGTGCAATTCCGGGGAAGTATGTGGAAATAGGTCCGTGGGCTGATAAAATAAGAGCAGGGCTTGCTAAGAAAGACAGCAAGGGGAGACCTGTGTTTGATACGGCAATGTTTACAGGGTGCTACGATTTTTTTAGTTCATCTGAAAGAGTAATAAAAGCATATCTGGATACTATGAACAAGCTTGAAGAAGAGTTTCCGGATATAAAATTCATATATATGACAGGCAATAATGACGGACAAGGTATCAGCGGAGTTTCAAACAGGAACAATGATCTGATACGCGATTATTGCACTAAAAATAACAAAATTTTATTTGATTTTGCCGATATTGAATCTCATGATCCTGATGGAAACAGTTATCTTGAAAAAAAGGTAAATGAGAATGGCACATATTATTCAAGTCCAGATGCATCATATCCCGGTGATAAGAATTGGATGGATGATTGGGGAAAGGCGCATCGGGACAGTCTGCTGCTTCATAAGGCGTCAACTTCATACTGTTCGCATACAAAGCCGTTAAGTGCAAATATGAAAGGCCGTGCGTTGTGGTGGATCTTATCCAGGATTTCTGCCGGCGAATGGGATACAACTCAACCTATTTCGGTTACAGTGTCTCCTACAACAGTATCACTAAAGGCAGGAGAATCAAAGCAGTTTACTGCATTGGTAACCAACTCAACCGGTACTGCTGTGACCTGGTCGGTACAGGAGGGGGCAAGCGGGGGTATTGTTAGTAGTAGCGGTATGTATACTGCTCCAAGGACTCCGGGTGTGTACCATGTAATTGCTAAAAGCTGTACAGATCCCGCAAAGAGTGCAACAGCCACAGTAACTGTAACCAGTATCGATCCGGTAACACCATCAGGTGCTAATTGGGTGAATGGTTACTATGTAGCATACCAGAATGATTTGTTGCCGCCTGAGAAAATTGATTGGAGCGGTCTTACCCACATAACGATGGGACGAATAAAAGCCAATTCCAATGGTACACTGGATCACAATTTTGATATAGGTGCTCCGGCAGGACCTAGTTTGGCACGAAAAATTGCTGAATTAGCCCATCAAAACAAAGTTAAGGCCATCTTAATGCTTGGAGGAGACGACAACGGAACAAGTATTCGGGGGGCTGTCCGTAATCATAGAGCACTGTTCATCTCAAATCTTGTAAAAGCCATGAATGATTATGGATACGATGGAATTGACCTTGATTGGGAGAATGATTTAGACTGGGATCTCTTTATTACATTTGCAAAAGAACTCAGGGCGGCTGCGCCTGGAAAAATCATAACGATGCCATGTGGTGCAATAAATATGAACTACCAGCAGGTTGAACCCAAAATTGTTGAGATTGCAAAGTATGTAGACCAGCTAAACATTATGTCTTATTATCCTTGTACCGCTTGGGCTGGATCAGGTTGGTACTCATGGCATACAAGTCCTCTCAAAGGTGCAAAACCCAACACACCTGTAAGTATTGAGGATTCTCTTAATCGGTACGCAAAGGCGGGAATTCCTAAAAAGAAGCTGGGAATGGGAATAGGTTTCTACGCAATTGGCTATAAAGGCGGCATTACTGCTCCCAATCAGCCCACCGACGGACTTGGTGATATTATTGCAGGTGGTGACAACCATTATTCATTATCCAGGCTTTTTGGGGACGGAGGAGCTTATTCGGAAAAATACAGAAAATGGGATTCTGCTGCAATGTGTTCTTATCTTAGTATTCCGGAACCTGAAGAACCAGACAGCTTTGGCAGTCGATACATTTCATTTGAAGATGAACAATCCATTATCGAGAAGGGGAAGTTCTGCCGTGAAAATGGTTATGGTGGAACAATAATCTGGACTATAAACCAGGGTTATGTAAAAACCCATTCCAACCCGAATTTCTTGATGCAAGCTTTAAGAAAGGGATTTATTGATCCGGATTTCAGTCAGGCAGTTGCTGTTTCAGCGTCTCCGCAAAATGTATGGGTGAAGCCCGGAAAAACAGTGCAGTTCAAATCCTTTGTCACAGGGACAGCCAATAAAGCGGTAACCTGGTCGATAAAGGAAACAAATGGGGGAAGTATAGATCGAAATGGGCTTTACACGGCTCCTTCAAGTATTGTAAACGGGCAGACCAAAATTCACGTTGTTGTTACAAGTAATGCCGACCCGACTAAAAGTGCTTCGGTGAATGTGGTTGTAACCAATGATACCGGTTGGGATCCGGGTCTGTCACTGCATAACTGTGCTGAATGGTGGAAAGAAGTCAGTGCAAACGACCTGAAAACAGAATCTGTTTACATAGAATACAAAGGTGCTAAAACCAAGATGTGGGAACATGGCACGGTTTATCCGAATAAACCCAATTTCGCTGTAACAGTCCAGGTGAAAGATGGTGAGAAGATAAGGTTATACGCCTACTCGAGTGACGGAAGAACGGCGAAAACGGAAGAAATAACATTTATCTCTGGAAGCGGGCCGTTCAGTTGTCCTATTGAGGGTCCTATTGACTAA
- a CDS encoding GNAT family N-acetyltransferase has product MNEMIRYIKKDEIEALLELYRHLNKDDPELEINGALTALWEEILNDPNQHYLVLEVDGKLVSSCVLVIIKNMTRNARPYGLIENVVTHEDHRNKGYGTRLLKKALEIAQGKCCYKVMLMSGRGEETLKFYERVGFERGKKTGFIVRYGL; this is encoded by the coding sequence ATGAATGAAATGATCAGATATATAAAAAAAGATGAGATAGAAGCTTTACTGGAGCTTTACAGGCACTTAAACAAAGATGACCCGGAGCTTGAAATAAACGGAGCACTGACTGCTCTATGGGAAGAAATACTTAATGATCCAAATCAGCACTACCTTGTTTTGGAGGTTGATGGAAAACTGGTTTCATCCTGTGTCCTCGTCATAATAAAAAATATGACACGGAATGCAAGGCCATATGGATTAATTGAGAATGTAGTTACCCATGAAGATCATCGCAATAAAGGGTACGGCACAAGGCTGTTGAAAAAGGCTCTTGAAATTGCACAGGGAAAATGCTGCTATAAAGTGATGCTAATGTCAGGCAGGGGAGAAGAAACCCTTAAGTTTTATGAGAGAGTAGGATTTGAAAGGGGTAAAAAGACCGGATTCATAGTAAGGTATGGACTTTAG
- a CDS encoding class I SAM-dependent methyltransferase, producing the protein MLNDNKTAHMASEYDEKINATIPYYNLFHSETIDLVKTIDPMPAIWLDTGCGTGTFGVSACEIFKNTRFVLADPSNEMLAIAKGKITKTGDFRIEVLEAASTQDIRLPDKSFDIITAIQAHHYMDREVRKTATENCFRMLKSGGTYITFENIRPFSETGSKVGLERWKRFQLKEGKSLAEAEKHAARFGQEYFPITIEEHLRLLKEAGFSTVEVFWVSYMQAGFYALKEC; encoded by the coding sequence ATGCTGAACGATAATAAAACTGCACATATGGCCTCAGAGTATGATGAAAAAATAAATGCCACCATACCGTATTATAACTTATTCCATTCGGAAACTATTGATCTTGTTAAAACAATTGATCCTATGCCTGCTATATGGCTTGATACAGGATGTGGAACAGGGACATTTGGTGTTTCTGCTTGTGAAATTTTTAAAAACACAAGGTTTGTTCTTGCAGACCCTTCAAATGAAATGCTGGCTATAGCAAAGGGAAAAATCACAAAAACGGGAGATTTCAGGATAGAGGTGCTGGAAGCTGCTTCTACTCAGGATATCCGCTTGCCTGATAAAAGTTTTGATATTATTACAGCCATACAAGCTCATCATTATATGGACAGGGAAGTAAGGAAAACGGCGACGGAAAACTGTTTTAGGATGCTCAAGAGTGGAGGGACATATATAACCTTTGAAAACATAAGACCTTTTTCTGAGACGGGTTCTAAAGTCGGCTTGGAAAGGTGGAAGAGGTTTCAGTTAAAAGAGGGAAAGAGTTTGGCTGAAGCTGAAAAACACGCTGCCAGATTTGGACAGGAGTATTTTCCGATAACAATTGAAGAGCATCTGAGGCTGCTGAAGGAAGCCGGTTTTTCGACAGTTGAAGTATTCTGGGTTTCATACATGCAAGCAGGATTTTATGCATTAAAGGAGTGCTAA
- a CDS encoding DUF4474 domain-containing protein: protein MQTRTAVKKKEEQSSGGGSKSIPQKAAAQKSDVRTTDISKLIQLIYDDPDTLTLEEFMRLQSSIGYRQAIGLLTDAKKRLGLENIEEKSIDSWLEKIQKPVDGLRQSIETFYSGAQDMKFKFDPEEDGKYTDWRPTSLLSEVVVAAGFLYDPVQDIIFSKMHPFQRIGGYAEFYDKAAPQAMNAIIDCEPIYFNYDGKDWMIELWKGQYGMETGAEIGIYNRDEGKVDVRDVAMGRFFDCVSDKELLKMSFTLFKNGKELFHRNSDIEKTSAVEKHWWLTGFKWGEFTGDPTNELTMDISITLEDEAMRKAFVEGLRNVGYKSGVSWNDTTVNFVFGKPYSKQTDSRAEHSESIQRNNKSYIESYNTLKQYLKMSSNDPNLIQENLVKKGSKEVEAAYDNLINYFKSIITSAFK, encoded by the coding sequence ATGCAAACGAGAACAGCAGTTAAAAAGAAAGAAGAGCAGAGTTCCGGAGGAGGTAGTAAAAGCATACCTCAAAAAGCAGCTGCACAAAAATCTGATGTAAGAACAACAGACATATCAAAACTGATTCAGCTTATTTATGACGATCCGGATACTCTGACCCTTGAAGAATTCATGCGGCTTCAAAGCTCTATAGGCTACAGGCAGGCTATAGGACTGCTGACTGATGCAAAAAAGCGTCTGGGGTTGGAGAATATAGAAGAAAAAAGTATCGATAGCTGGCTTGAAAAAATCCAAAAGCCTGTTGATGGTCTAAGGCAATCTATAGAAACATTTTATAGCGGTGCACAGGATATGAAGTTCAAATTTGATCCTGAAGAAGATGGCAAATATACAGACTGGAGGCCTACCAGCTTATTGTCAGAAGTGGTTGTAGCTGCCGGATTTTTATACGATCCCGTTCAGGACATAATATTCTCAAAAATGCATCCTTTTCAAAGAATTGGCGGGTATGCAGAATTTTACGATAAAGCAGCACCACAGGCAATGAATGCCATAATAGATTGTGAGCCCATTTATTTTAATTATGATGGGAAAGATTGGATGATAGAATTGTGGAAAGGCCAGTATGGTATGGAAACCGGTGCAGAGATCGGAATATATAACAGGGACGAAGGCAAAGTTGATGTCCGTGACGTTGCAATGGGCAGGTTTTTTGACTGCGTAAGTGATAAAGAACTGCTGAAAATGTCATTTACATTATTTAAGAATGGTAAAGAACTTTTTCATAGAAATTCGGACATTGAAAAAACAAGTGCAGTAGAAAAACACTGGTGGTTGACAGGTTTTAAGTGGGGTGAATTTACAGGAGATCCTACCAATGAGTTAACAATGGACATAAGTATCACTCTGGAAGATGAAGCTATGCGCAAAGCATTTGTTGAGGGTTTAAGGAATGTAGGCTACAAAAGCGGAGTCAGCTGGAATGATACTACAGTAAATTTTGTATTCGGCAAACCCTATTCGAAGCAAACGGATTCAAGGGCAGAGCACTCAGAAAGCATTCAAAGGAACAATAAATCTTATATAGAAAGCTACAACACCCTTAAGCAATACCTTAAAATGAGCAGTAATGACCCGAATCTTATACAGGAAAACCTGGTTAAGAAAGGTTCAAAGGAAGTAGAAGCAGCATACGATAACCTAATAAATTATTTCAAGTCCATTATAACTTCTGCTTTTAAGTGA